The Carassius gibelio isolate Cgi1373 ecotype wild population from Czech Republic chromosome B12, carGib1.2-hapl.c, whole genome shotgun sequence genome has a segment encoding these proteins:
- the jakmip3 gene encoding janus kinase and microtubule-interacting protein 3 isoform X6 codes for MSKKPPSGRSKGDRHDAMAALQAANEELRAKLTEIQIELQQEKTKVSKLEREKSQEVRHEQHKSTVVVTELKAKLHEEKLRELHSVRETLLRQHESELVRVIKIKDGEIQRLQALVSALRDGSTDKVKSALMVEVREECRRTFEGERMRLQKEISELKLVKRQMEEALNVAVQSDKIKAAKIRSVYHLHQEEINRIKRECEREIRRLMDEIKLKERAVCGLERELSAQAGHTWKLQQQKQAVDTQLALLRDSSPRREGPYSLAAGDAAENTANPMQQLDEKDARRFQLKIAELSAIIRKLEDRNALLSEERNELLKRLREAESQYKPLLDKNRRLSRKNEELAHALRRMENKVQFVTQENIQMREKAGTIRRPSSLNDLDQSQEEREIEFLRLQVLEQQNIIDDLSKALETTGYVKSVIERDMLLRYRRQDSLRRKKPFRTCRPVVETFFGYDEEGSIDSDGSSISYLTDRTPCTPEDDLEEGMLKEETELRFRQLTMEYQALQRAYALLQEQVGGTFDAEKELKTREQLQAELMRYQTRISDLECVLSHQGQDMKWIEEKQALYKRNQELVEKIKNMETEETRLKNEIQDAKDQNELLEFRILELEERERRSPAINFQNIHFAEGMSPLQLYCEAEGVTDIVITELMKKLDILGDNANLTNEEQVVVIHARTVLTLAEKWLEQIEVTKSALQQKMLDIESEKELFSKQKGYLDEELDYRKQSLDHAHKRILELEAMLFDALQQEETGGKVSELLTEQDRDSLREAVDQWKRQVLSELRERDAQILRERMELLQHAQARIKELEEWIEAQKRQIKELEEKFLFLFLFFSLAFILWS; via the exons GTCAGTAAGCTGGAAAGGGAGAAGTCTCAGGAGGTCCGTCACGAGCAGCACAAGTCCACGGTGGTGGTGACTGAGTTAAAAGCCAAGCTACATGAGGAGAAACTTCGGGAGCTCCACAGCGTTCGAGAAACACTCCTGCGTCAGCACGAGTCCGAACTGGTGCGGGTGATTAAGATCAAAGACGGAGAGATCCAGAGGCTCCAGGCGCTCGTCAGTGCTCTCCGAGATGGATCCACCGATAAG GTGAAGTCTGCTCTGATGGTGGAGGTGCGAGAGGAGTGCAGGAGGACTTTCGAAGGGGAGCGCATGCGACTGCAGAAGGAGATCTCCGAGCTGAAGCTGGTGAAGAGGCAGATGGAGGAGGCGTTAAACGTAGCCGTTCAATCCGACAAGATCAAAGCCGCCAAGATCCGCAGCGTCTACCATCTCCACCAGGAGGAAATCAACCGCATCAAGAGAGAGTGTGAAAGAGAGATCCGCAGACTG ATGGATGAGATTAAACTAAAGGAGCGTGCTGTCTGTGGGCTGGAGAGAGAGCTCAGCGCTCAGGCGGGCCACACGTGGAAACTACAGCAGCAGAAACAGGCTGTAGACACTCAGCTGGCCCTGCTGCGAGACTCCAGCCCCAGACGAGAGGGCCCTTATTCACTCGCTGCAGGGGACGCAGCAGAGAACACGGCTAACCCT atgcAGCAGTTGGATGAGAAAGACGCTCGACGTTTCCAACTGAAAATCGCAGAACTGAGTGCTATTATCCGCAAACTAGAAGACCGCAACGCACTTCTGTCAGAGGAACGCAATGAACTG TTAAAGCGTCTCCGTGAAGCTGAGAGCCAGTATAAGCCATTACTGGACAAGAACAGGCGTCTCAGCCGTAAAAATGAGGAACTGGCTCATGCACTGAGACGCATGGAGAACAAAGTGCAGTTTGTCACTCAGGAGAACATCCAAATG CGAGAGAAGGCCGGGACGATTCGCCGGCCCAGTTCTCTGAACGATCTGGATCAGAGTCAAGAGGAAAGAGAGATTGAGTTTCTCAGACTACAAGTGCTGGAACAACAGAACATAATCGACGATCTGTCCAAG GCACTGGAAACCACTGGATATGTGAAGAGTGTAATA GAGAGAGACATGCTGCTGAGATACAGGAGACAGGACAGCCTACGCCGGAAGAAGCCCTTCAGAACCTGTAGG CCGGTGGTGGAGACGTTTTTTGGCTATGATGAGGAAGGCTCTATAGACTCGGACGGCTCCTCTATTTCCTACCTCACAGACCGAACGCCCTGTACGCCAGAGGATGACCTCGAagag GGAATGCTTAAGGAGGAGACAGAGTTGCGTTTCCGTCAGCTGACGATGGAGTATCAGGCTCTTCAGCGAGCTTAcgcgctcctgcaggagcaggtGGGAGGAACGTTTGATGCAGAGAAAGAGCTCAag ACTCGAGAGCAGCTTCAGGCCGAACTGATGCGGTATCAGACCAGAATATCAGATCTGGAGTGTGTTCTAAGTCATCAGGGACAG GATATGAAGTGGATTGAGGAGAAACAAGCTTTGTATAAACGCAACCAAGAGCTTGTAGAAAAG ATTAAAAATATGGAGACGGAGGAGACGCGATTGAAAAATGAAATTCAGGATGCAAAAGACCAAAACGAACTCCTGGAGTTCAGAATTCTTGAACTTGAA gaaagagagagaagatCTCCAGCCATAAACTTCCAGAACATCCACTTTGCTGAGGGCATGAGTCCCCTGCAGTTGTACTGTGAGGCAGAGGGTGTTACT GACATTGTGATCACAGAGCTGATGAAGAAACTCGATATTCTGGGGGATAACGCC AATCTGACCAATGAGGAGCAAGTGGTGGTTATTCATGCCAGAACAGTATTAACATTAGCAGAgaag TGGTTAGAGCAAATTGAAGtcaccaaatcagcattacaGCAGAAAATGTTGGACATCGAAAGTGAAaag GAGCTCTTTAGCAAACAAAAAGGATATTTAGACGAGGAATTAGACTACAGAAAGCAGTCTTTGGACCATGCACATAAG CGCATCCTTGAGTTGGAGGCCATGCTGTTTGACGCTCTGCAGCAGGAGGAGACAGGTGGGAAGGTGTCCGAGCTGCTGACCGAGCAGGACCGTGATTCGCTGAGAGAGGCTGTAGATCAGTGGAAGAGGCAGGTCTTGAGTGAATTACGAGAGAGAGATGCGCAGATACTCAGAGAGAGGATGGAACTGCTACAACATGCTCAAGCG AGGATAAAAGAGCTGGAAGAATGGATAGAAGCGCAGAAGCGTCAAATAAAGGAGCTAGAAGAAAAG tttttatttttatttttatttttttctttagccTTCATTCTTTGGTCGTAG
- the jakmip3 gene encoding janus kinase and microtubule-interacting protein 3 isoform X2, translated as MSKKPPSGRSKGDRHDAMAALQAANEELRAKLTEIQIELQQEKTKVSKLEREKSQEVRHEQHKSTVVVTELKAKLHEEKLRELHSVRETLLRQHESELVRVIKIKDGEIQRLQALVSALRDGSTDKVKSALMVEVREECRRTFEGERMRLQKEISELKLVKRQMEEALNVAVQSDKIKAAKIRSVYHLHQEEINRIKRECEREIRRLMDEIKLKERAVCGLERELSAQAGHTWKLQQQKQAVDTQLALLRDSSPRREGPYSLAAGDAAENTANPQLDEKDARRFQLKIAELSAIIRKLEDRNALLSEERNELLKRLREAESQYKPLLDKNRRLSRKNEELAHALRRMENKVQFVTQENIQMREKAGTIRRPSSLNDLDQSQEEREIEFLRLQVLEQQNIIDDLSKALETTGYVKSVIERDMLLRYRRQDSLRRKKPFRTCRPVVETFFGYDEEGSIDSDGSSISYLTDRTPCTPEDDLEEGMLKEETELRFRQLTMEYQALQRAYALLQEQVGGTFDAEKELKTREQLQAELMRYQTRISDLECVLSHQGQDMKWIEEKQALYKRNQELVEKIKNMETEETRLKNEIQDAKDQNELLEFRILELEERERRSPAINFQNIHFAEGMSPLQLYCEAEGVTDIVITELMKKLDILGDNAVSNLTNEEQVVVIHARTVLTLAEKWLEQIEVTKSALQQKMLDIESEKELFSKQKGYLDEELDYRKQSLDHAHKRILELEAMLFDALQQEETGGKVSELLTEQDRDSLREAVDQWKRQVLSELRERDAQILRERMELLQHAQARIKELEEWIEAQKRQIKELEEKPSFFGRSSSRKQETVPCGSVDSAHRPQVFFCSRGGWHTCHQKSQPSLLR; from the exons GTCAGTAAGCTGGAAAGGGAGAAGTCTCAGGAGGTCCGTCACGAGCAGCACAAGTCCACGGTGGTGGTGACTGAGTTAAAAGCCAAGCTACATGAGGAGAAACTTCGGGAGCTCCACAGCGTTCGAGAAACACTCCTGCGTCAGCACGAGTCCGAACTGGTGCGGGTGATTAAGATCAAAGACGGAGAGATCCAGAGGCTCCAGGCGCTCGTCAGTGCTCTCCGAGATGGATCCACCGATAAG GTGAAGTCTGCTCTGATGGTGGAGGTGCGAGAGGAGTGCAGGAGGACTTTCGAAGGGGAGCGCATGCGACTGCAGAAGGAGATCTCCGAGCTGAAGCTGGTGAAGAGGCAGATGGAGGAGGCGTTAAACGTAGCCGTTCAATCCGACAAGATCAAAGCCGCCAAGATCCGCAGCGTCTACCATCTCCACCAGGAGGAAATCAACCGCATCAAGAGAGAGTGTGAAAGAGAGATCCGCAGACTG ATGGATGAGATTAAACTAAAGGAGCGTGCTGTCTGTGGGCTGGAGAGAGAGCTCAGCGCTCAGGCGGGCCACACGTGGAAACTACAGCAGCAGAAACAGGCTGTAGACACTCAGCTGGCCCTGCTGCGAGACTCCAGCCCCAGACGAGAGGGCCCTTATTCACTCGCTGCAGGGGACGCAGCAGAGAACACGGCTAACCCT CAGTTGGATGAGAAAGACGCTCGACGTTTCCAACTGAAAATCGCAGAACTGAGTGCTATTATCCGCAAACTAGAAGACCGCAACGCACTTCTGTCAGAGGAACGCAATGAACTG TTAAAGCGTCTCCGTGAAGCTGAGAGCCAGTATAAGCCATTACTGGACAAGAACAGGCGTCTCAGCCGTAAAAATGAGGAACTGGCTCATGCACTGAGACGCATGGAGAACAAAGTGCAGTTTGTCACTCAGGAGAACATCCAAATG CGAGAGAAGGCCGGGACGATTCGCCGGCCCAGTTCTCTGAACGATCTGGATCAGAGTCAAGAGGAAAGAGAGATTGAGTTTCTCAGACTACAAGTGCTGGAACAACAGAACATAATCGACGATCTGTCCAAG GCACTGGAAACCACTGGATATGTGAAGAGTGTAATA GAGAGAGACATGCTGCTGAGATACAGGAGACAGGACAGCCTACGCCGGAAGAAGCCCTTCAGAACCTGTAGG CCGGTGGTGGAGACGTTTTTTGGCTATGATGAGGAAGGCTCTATAGACTCGGACGGCTCCTCTATTTCCTACCTCACAGACCGAACGCCCTGTACGCCAGAGGATGACCTCGAagag GGAATGCTTAAGGAGGAGACAGAGTTGCGTTTCCGTCAGCTGACGATGGAGTATCAGGCTCTTCAGCGAGCTTAcgcgctcctgcaggagcaggtGGGAGGAACGTTTGATGCAGAGAAAGAGCTCAag ACTCGAGAGCAGCTTCAGGCCGAACTGATGCGGTATCAGACCAGAATATCAGATCTGGAGTGTGTTCTAAGTCATCAGGGACAG GATATGAAGTGGATTGAGGAGAAACAAGCTTTGTATAAACGCAACCAAGAGCTTGTAGAAAAG ATTAAAAATATGGAGACGGAGGAGACGCGATTGAAAAATGAAATTCAGGATGCAAAAGACCAAAACGAACTCCTGGAGTTCAGAATTCTTGAACTTGAA gaaagagagagaagatCTCCAGCCATAAACTTCCAGAACATCCACTTTGCTGAGGGCATGAGTCCCCTGCAGTTGTACTGTGAGGCAGAGGGTGTTACT GACATTGTGATCACAGAGCTGATGAAGAAACTCGATATTCTGGGGGATAACGCCGTAAGT AATCTGACCAATGAGGAGCAAGTGGTGGTTATTCATGCCAGAACAGTATTAACATTAGCAGAgaag TGGTTAGAGCAAATTGAAGtcaccaaatcagcattacaGCAGAAAATGTTGGACATCGAAAGTGAAaag GAGCTCTTTAGCAAACAAAAAGGATATTTAGACGAGGAATTAGACTACAGAAAGCAGTCTTTGGACCATGCACATAAG CGCATCCTTGAGTTGGAGGCCATGCTGTTTGACGCTCTGCAGCAGGAGGAGACAGGTGGGAAGGTGTCCGAGCTGCTGACCGAGCAGGACCGTGATTCGCTGAGAGAGGCTGTAGATCAGTGGAAGAGGCAGGTCTTGAGTGAATTACGAGAGAGAGATGCGCAGATACTCAGAGAGAGGATGGAACTGCTACAACATGCTCAAGCG AGGATAAAAGAGCTGGAAGAATGGATAGAAGCGCAGAAGCGTCAAATAAAGGAGCTAGAAGAAAAG ccTTCATTCTTTGGTCGTAGCTCTTCCAGAAAGCAGGAAACGGTGCCATGCGGCTCAGTGGACTCCG ctCACAGGCCTCAAGTGTTCTTCTGTTCCAGAGGAGGGTGGCACACGTGTCATCAAAAGTCCCAGCCATCTCTTCTGCGCTGA
- the jakmip3 gene encoding janus kinase and microtubule-interacting protein 3 isoform X5 produces the protein MSKKPPSGRSKGDRHDAMAALQAANEELRAKLTEIQIELQQEKTKVSKLEREKSQEVRHEQHKSTVVVTELKAKLHEEKLRELHSVRETLLRQHESELVRVIKIKDGEIQRLQALVSALRDGSTDKVKSALMVEVREECRRTFEGERMRLQKEISELKLVKRQMEEALNVAVQSDKIKAAKIRSVYHLHQEEINRIKRECEREIRRLMDEIKLKERAVCGLERELSAQAGHTWKLQQQKQAVDTQLALLRDSSPRREGPYSLAAGDAAENTANPMQQLDEKDARRFQLKIAELSAIIRKLEDRNALLSEERNELLKRLREAESQYKPLLDKNRRLSRKNEELAHALRRMENKVQFVTQENIQMREKAGTIRRPSSLNDLDQSQEEREIEFLRLQVLEQQNIIDDLSKALETTGYVKSVIERDMLLRYRRQDSLRRKKPFRTCRPVVETFFGYDEEGSIDSDGSSISYLTDRTPCTPEDDLEEGMLKEETELRFRQLTMEYQALQRAYALLQEQVGGTFDAEKELKTREQLQAELMRYQTRISDLECVLSHQGQDMKWIEEKQALYKRNQELVEKIKNMETEETRLKNEIQDAKDQNELLEFRILELEERERRSPAINFQNIHFAEGMSPLQLYCEAEGVTDIVITELMKKLDILGDNAVSNLTNEEQVVVIHARTVLTLAEKWLEQIEVTKSALQQKMLDIESEKELFSKQKGYLDEELDYRKQSLDHAHKRILELEAMLFDALQQEETGGKVSELLTEQDRDSLREAVDQWKRQVLSELRERDAQILRERMELLQHAQARIKELEEWIEAQKRQIKELEEKFLFLFLFFSLAFILWS, from the exons GTCAGTAAGCTGGAAAGGGAGAAGTCTCAGGAGGTCCGTCACGAGCAGCACAAGTCCACGGTGGTGGTGACTGAGTTAAAAGCCAAGCTACATGAGGAGAAACTTCGGGAGCTCCACAGCGTTCGAGAAACACTCCTGCGTCAGCACGAGTCCGAACTGGTGCGGGTGATTAAGATCAAAGACGGAGAGATCCAGAGGCTCCAGGCGCTCGTCAGTGCTCTCCGAGATGGATCCACCGATAAG GTGAAGTCTGCTCTGATGGTGGAGGTGCGAGAGGAGTGCAGGAGGACTTTCGAAGGGGAGCGCATGCGACTGCAGAAGGAGATCTCCGAGCTGAAGCTGGTGAAGAGGCAGATGGAGGAGGCGTTAAACGTAGCCGTTCAATCCGACAAGATCAAAGCCGCCAAGATCCGCAGCGTCTACCATCTCCACCAGGAGGAAATCAACCGCATCAAGAGAGAGTGTGAAAGAGAGATCCGCAGACTG ATGGATGAGATTAAACTAAAGGAGCGTGCTGTCTGTGGGCTGGAGAGAGAGCTCAGCGCTCAGGCGGGCCACACGTGGAAACTACAGCAGCAGAAACAGGCTGTAGACACTCAGCTGGCCCTGCTGCGAGACTCCAGCCCCAGACGAGAGGGCCCTTATTCACTCGCTGCAGGGGACGCAGCAGAGAACACGGCTAACCCT atgcAGCAGTTGGATGAGAAAGACGCTCGACGTTTCCAACTGAAAATCGCAGAACTGAGTGCTATTATCCGCAAACTAGAAGACCGCAACGCACTTCTGTCAGAGGAACGCAATGAACTG TTAAAGCGTCTCCGTGAAGCTGAGAGCCAGTATAAGCCATTACTGGACAAGAACAGGCGTCTCAGCCGTAAAAATGAGGAACTGGCTCATGCACTGAGACGCATGGAGAACAAAGTGCAGTTTGTCACTCAGGAGAACATCCAAATG CGAGAGAAGGCCGGGACGATTCGCCGGCCCAGTTCTCTGAACGATCTGGATCAGAGTCAAGAGGAAAGAGAGATTGAGTTTCTCAGACTACAAGTGCTGGAACAACAGAACATAATCGACGATCTGTCCAAG GCACTGGAAACCACTGGATATGTGAAGAGTGTAATA GAGAGAGACATGCTGCTGAGATACAGGAGACAGGACAGCCTACGCCGGAAGAAGCCCTTCAGAACCTGTAGG CCGGTGGTGGAGACGTTTTTTGGCTATGATGAGGAAGGCTCTATAGACTCGGACGGCTCCTCTATTTCCTACCTCACAGACCGAACGCCCTGTACGCCAGAGGATGACCTCGAagag GGAATGCTTAAGGAGGAGACAGAGTTGCGTTTCCGTCAGCTGACGATGGAGTATCAGGCTCTTCAGCGAGCTTAcgcgctcctgcaggagcaggtGGGAGGAACGTTTGATGCAGAGAAAGAGCTCAag ACTCGAGAGCAGCTTCAGGCCGAACTGATGCGGTATCAGACCAGAATATCAGATCTGGAGTGTGTTCTAAGTCATCAGGGACAG GATATGAAGTGGATTGAGGAGAAACAAGCTTTGTATAAACGCAACCAAGAGCTTGTAGAAAAG ATTAAAAATATGGAGACGGAGGAGACGCGATTGAAAAATGAAATTCAGGATGCAAAAGACCAAAACGAACTCCTGGAGTTCAGAATTCTTGAACTTGAA gaaagagagagaagatCTCCAGCCATAAACTTCCAGAACATCCACTTTGCTGAGGGCATGAGTCCCCTGCAGTTGTACTGTGAGGCAGAGGGTGTTACT GACATTGTGATCACAGAGCTGATGAAGAAACTCGATATTCTGGGGGATAACGCCGTAAGT AATCTGACCAATGAGGAGCAAGTGGTGGTTATTCATGCCAGAACAGTATTAACATTAGCAGAgaag TGGTTAGAGCAAATTGAAGtcaccaaatcagcattacaGCAGAAAATGTTGGACATCGAAAGTGAAaag GAGCTCTTTAGCAAACAAAAAGGATATTTAGACGAGGAATTAGACTACAGAAAGCAGTCTTTGGACCATGCACATAAG CGCATCCTTGAGTTGGAGGCCATGCTGTTTGACGCTCTGCAGCAGGAGGAGACAGGTGGGAAGGTGTCCGAGCTGCTGACCGAGCAGGACCGTGATTCGCTGAGAGAGGCTGTAGATCAGTGGAAGAGGCAGGTCTTGAGTGAATTACGAGAGAGAGATGCGCAGATACTCAGAGAGAGGATGGAACTGCTACAACATGCTCAAGCG AGGATAAAAGAGCTGGAAGAATGGATAGAAGCGCAGAAGCGTCAAATAAAGGAGCTAGAAGAAAAG tttttatttttatttttatttttttctttagccTTCATTCTTTGGTCGTAG
- the jakmip3 gene encoding janus kinase and microtubule-interacting protein 3 isoform X3 — protein MSKKPPSGRSKGDRHDAMAALQAANEELRAKLTEIQIELQQEKTKVSKLEREKSQEVRHEQHKSTVVVTELKAKLHEEKLRELHSVRETLLRQHESELVRVIKIKDGEIQRLQALVSALRDGSTDKVKSALMVEVREECRRTFEGERMRLQKEISELKLVKRQMEEALNVAVQSDKIKAAKIRSVYHLHQEEINRIKRECEREIRRLMDEIKLKERAVCGLERELSAQAGHTWKLQQQKQAVDTQLALLRDSSPRREGPYSLAAGDAAENTANPMQQLDEKDARRFQLKIAELSAIIRKLEDRNALLSEERNELLKRLREAESQYKPLLDKNRRLSRKNEELAHALRRMENKVQFVTQENIQMREKAGTIRRPSSLNDLDQSQEEREIEFLRLQVLEQQNIIDDLSKALETTGYVKSVIERDMLLRYRRQDSLRRKKPFRTCRPVVETFFGYDEEGSIDSDGSSISYLTDRTPCTPEDDLEEGMLKEETELRFRQLTMEYQALQRAYALLQEQVGGTFDAEKELKTREQLQAELMRYQTRISDLECVLSHQGQDMKWIEEKQALYKRNQELVEKIKNMETEETRLKNEIQDAKDQNELLEFRILELEERERRSPAINFQNIHFAEGMSPLQLYCEAEGVTDIVITELMKKLDILGDNANLTNEEQVVVIHARTVLTLAEKWLEQIEVTKSALQQKMLDIESEKELFSKQKGYLDEELDYRKQSLDHAHKRILELEAMLFDALQQEETGGKVSELLTEQDRDSLREAVDQWKRQVLSELRERDAQILRERMELLQHAQARIKELEEWIEAQKRQIKELEEKPSFFGRSSSRKQETVPCGSVDSAHRPQVFFCSRGGWHTCHQKSQPSLLR, from the exons GTCAGTAAGCTGGAAAGGGAGAAGTCTCAGGAGGTCCGTCACGAGCAGCACAAGTCCACGGTGGTGGTGACTGAGTTAAAAGCCAAGCTACATGAGGAGAAACTTCGGGAGCTCCACAGCGTTCGAGAAACACTCCTGCGTCAGCACGAGTCCGAACTGGTGCGGGTGATTAAGATCAAAGACGGAGAGATCCAGAGGCTCCAGGCGCTCGTCAGTGCTCTCCGAGATGGATCCACCGATAAG GTGAAGTCTGCTCTGATGGTGGAGGTGCGAGAGGAGTGCAGGAGGACTTTCGAAGGGGAGCGCATGCGACTGCAGAAGGAGATCTCCGAGCTGAAGCTGGTGAAGAGGCAGATGGAGGAGGCGTTAAACGTAGCCGTTCAATCCGACAAGATCAAAGCCGCCAAGATCCGCAGCGTCTACCATCTCCACCAGGAGGAAATCAACCGCATCAAGAGAGAGTGTGAAAGAGAGATCCGCAGACTG ATGGATGAGATTAAACTAAAGGAGCGTGCTGTCTGTGGGCTGGAGAGAGAGCTCAGCGCTCAGGCGGGCCACACGTGGAAACTACAGCAGCAGAAACAGGCTGTAGACACTCAGCTGGCCCTGCTGCGAGACTCCAGCCCCAGACGAGAGGGCCCTTATTCACTCGCTGCAGGGGACGCAGCAGAGAACACGGCTAACCCT atgcAGCAGTTGGATGAGAAAGACGCTCGACGTTTCCAACTGAAAATCGCAGAACTGAGTGCTATTATCCGCAAACTAGAAGACCGCAACGCACTTCTGTCAGAGGAACGCAATGAACTG TTAAAGCGTCTCCGTGAAGCTGAGAGCCAGTATAAGCCATTACTGGACAAGAACAGGCGTCTCAGCCGTAAAAATGAGGAACTGGCTCATGCACTGAGACGCATGGAGAACAAAGTGCAGTTTGTCACTCAGGAGAACATCCAAATG CGAGAGAAGGCCGGGACGATTCGCCGGCCCAGTTCTCTGAACGATCTGGATCAGAGTCAAGAGGAAAGAGAGATTGAGTTTCTCAGACTACAAGTGCTGGAACAACAGAACATAATCGACGATCTGTCCAAG GCACTGGAAACCACTGGATATGTGAAGAGTGTAATA GAGAGAGACATGCTGCTGAGATACAGGAGACAGGACAGCCTACGCCGGAAGAAGCCCTTCAGAACCTGTAGG CCGGTGGTGGAGACGTTTTTTGGCTATGATGAGGAAGGCTCTATAGACTCGGACGGCTCCTCTATTTCCTACCTCACAGACCGAACGCCCTGTACGCCAGAGGATGACCTCGAagag GGAATGCTTAAGGAGGAGACAGAGTTGCGTTTCCGTCAGCTGACGATGGAGTATCAGGCTCTTCAGCGAGCTTAcgcgctcctgcaggagcaggtGGGAGGAACGTTTGATGCAGAGAAAGAGCTCAag ACTCGAGAGCAGCTTCAGGCCGAACTGATGCGGTATCAGACCAGAATATCAGATCTGGAGTGTGTTCTAAGTCATCAGGGACAG GATATGAAGTGGATTGAGGAGAAACAAGCTTTGTATAAACGCAACCAAGAGCTTGTAGAAAAG ATTAAAAATATGGAGACGGAGGAGACGCGATTGAAAAATGAAATTCAGGATGCAAAAGACCAAAACGAACTCCTGGAGTTCAGAATTCTTGAACTTGAA gaaagagagagaagatCTCCAGCCATAAACTTCCAGAACATCCACTTTGCTGAGGGCATGAGTCCCCTGCAGTTGTACTGTGAGGCAGAGGGTGTTACT GACATTGTGATCACAGAGCTGATGAAGAAACTCGATATTCTGGGGGATAACGCC AATCTGACCAATGAGGAGCAAGTGGTGGTTATTCATGCCAGAACAGTATTAACATTAGCAGAgaag TGGTTAGAGCAAATTGAAGtcaccaaatcagcattacaGCAGAAAATGTTGGACATCGAAAGTGAAaag GAGCTCTTTAGCAAACAAAAAGGATATTTAGACGAGGAATTAGACTACAGAAAGCAGTCTTTGGACCATGCACATAAG CGCATCCTTGAGTTGGAGGCCATGCTGTTTGACGCTCTGCAGCAGGAGGAGACAGGTGGGAAGGTGTCCGAGCTGCTGACCGAGCAGGACCGTGATTCGCTGAGAGAGGCTGTAGATCAGTGGAAGAGGCAGGTCTTGAGTGAATTACGAGAGAGAGATGCGCAGATACTCAGAGAGAGGATGGAACTGCTACAACATGCTCAAGCG AGGATAAAAGAGCTGGAAGAATGGATAGAAGCGCAGAAGCGTCAAATAAAGGAGCTAGAAGAAAAG ccTTCATTCTTTGGTCGTAGCTCTTCCAGAAAGCAGGAAACGGTGCCATGCGGCTCAGTGGACTCCG ctCACAGGCCTCAAGTGTTCTTCTGTTCCAGAGGAGGGTGGCACACGTGTCATCAAAAGTCCCAGCCATCTCTTCTGCGCTGA